In Desulfatirhabdium butyrativorans DSM 18734, the following proteins share a genomic window:
- a CDS encoding ABC transporter ATP-binding protein, with product MSGQPLLEVCDVTKVFGGIIALNRVSFKVSEGEILGIIGPNGSGKTTMVNCISGFVKTSSGRILFRGRDITGKPPHQIADMGLTRTFQIMRPFYSLPAYKNLVIPLFSPRARRTGGWRGGGRLGDRNTVGIDILEEIGFERDSFVPYKLTSTLPTGYLKRLELARCLALKPELIICDEVFSGLSMSEIASMVPLIEKFQMEGITLIMIEHRLRELFQVANRVIVLNFGEKVVEGSPDYVMADPRVREAYFGSEEIEEVMIHA from the coding sequence ATGAGCGGCCAACCCCTTCTTGAAGTCTGCGATGTCACCAAGGTCTTCGGCGGTATCATCGCTCTCAACCGGGTCAGCTTCAAGGTTTCCGAGGGGGAAATCCTGGGCATCATCGGACCCAACGGCTCTGGCAAAACCACCATGGTCAATTGCATCAGCGGCTTCGTCAAGACCAGCTCCGGCAGGATTCTGTTCCGTGGCAGGGACATCACCGGCAAGCCGCCCCACCAGATCGCAGACATGGGCCTGACACGCACCTTTCAGATCATGCGTCCTTTCTACAGCCTGCCTGCCTACAAGAACCTCGTCATTCCCCTGTTTTCTCCCAGGGCCAGGCGCACCGGCGGATGGCGCGGGGGAGGCAGGCTGGGCGATCGCAACACGGTGGGCATCGATATCCTGGAAGAGATCGGTTTCGAGCGCGATTCCTTCGTTCCCTACAAGCTGACCTCCACCCTTCCCACAGGTTATCTCAAACGCCTGGAGCTGGCCCGATGCCTGGCGTTAAAGCCCGAACTGATCATCTGCGACGAGGTGTTTTCCGGCCTGAGCATGAGCGAAATCGCTTCCATGGTGCCGTTGATTGAAAAGTTTCAGATGGAAGGCATCACCCTGATCATGATCGAACATCGCTTGCGTGAACTGTTTCAGGTGGCCAACCGGGTCATTGTGCTCAATTTCGGTGAAAAGGTAGTGGAAGGCAGCCCCGATTACGTGATGGCGGATCCCCGGGTCCGGGAGGCATATTTCGGTTCGGAGGAAATCGAGGAGGTGATGATCCATGCTTGA
- a CDS encoding branched-chain amino acid ABC transporter permease: MEILIYGTINSVALALYALGFALVYGISRLPNFAHGALYVLSGFIAWSALHTLGFNYLFSILTAMVITALIGAVIYRVFLIRIRGMEISEIIASYAIALAILEGLRWSGFKGMTYTLPAFIGGSTSIAGISVDYQRIVVVGVGALLVALLWLFTHYTRIGLALRGMAQDERAALMLGIDSDVMAIVAMALGSMLAAVAAVLLLPLGNIVVESGYNVLILAIAVCIVGGLGSWMGAVLAAFIIGFAQILTVVYLGSHFQMVVALLAIILTLILKPSGLFGQQKELEERV, translated from the coding sequence ATGGAAATACTGATTTACGGCACGATCAACAGTGTGGCTTTGGCCCTGTACGCCCTGGGTTTCGCCCTGGTTTACGGCATCAGCCGCCTGCCCAATTTCGCTCATGGCGCATTGTATGTGCTGAGCGGGTTCATTGCCTGGAGCGCCCTCCATACATTGGGATTCAACTATCTGTTCAGCATCCTTACGGCCATGGTGATCACGGCCCTGATCGGCGCGGTCATCTACCGGGTTTTCCTGATCCGGATCCGCGGTATGGAAATTTCAGAGATCATCGCGTCTTATGCCATTGCGCTGGCCATCCTGGAGGGCTTGCGCTGGAGCGGTTTCAAGGGCATGACCTACACCCTGCCGGCATTTATCGGCGGCAGCACATCGATCGCCGGCATTTCCGTGGACTATCAGCGGATTGTGGTGGTTGGCGTCGGCGCGCTTCTGGTGGCACTGCTGTGGTTGTTCACCCATTATACCCGAATCGGCCTGGCTCTCAGGGGGATGGCTCAGGATGAGCGCGCCGCTCTGATGCTGGGCATCGATTCGGATGTGATGGCCATCGTCGCCATGGCGCTGGGCTCTATGCTTGCGGCCGTTGCCGCTGTCCTGTTGCTGCCTCTGGGCAACATTGTGGTGGAATCGGGTTATAACGTGCTGATTCTGGCCATTGCCGTGTGTATCGTGGGCGGTTTGGGCAGTTGGATGGGGGCTGTTCTGGCAGCTTTCATCATCGGCTTTGCCCAGATTCTCACTGTTGTGTATTTGGGCTCGCATTTTCAAATGGTGGTTGCCCTGCTGGCGATCATTCTGACCCTGATTTTGAAACCTTCCGGGCTTTTCGGGCAGCAGAAAGAATTGGAGGAACGGGTTTGA
- a CDS encoding ABC transporter substrate-binding protein, producing MKMRTLGRTTLVLLTMMLALSATSVVAAEPPIVLGCPLSTAFLYGWDAERGFILAVEEINAAGGVNVGGKKRPFKVETIDTRDLEPGVPVSEALLAVEKLILDKKADFIMGGPVRSEAALAAMPLLSKYKKVSILTTGSLTPKYHAMVAEQYDKFKYCFRIHGEAKNLVGEMMTNFASLKEKYGFNNLFIIAQDVSHARGAAEIIKDIAGKKGWNVTGLEVFPTGATDFSMALLKAKDTKTEIINIWMDMPESAILLKQWYDMKVPALPFGSTLAAAEQPGFWKATEGKGEYTLCNVVNAGNAASDATPWTMKFYDAYTKRWNVEPEGLGASSSYMAAYVLKDAIERAGSLNSDAVVTALEQTDLMGVYGRLRFDPKSHQVIPASDPKEGAVGSILQWQAGKRVVVFPASIAKGEILLPPWMKK from the coding sequence ATGAAGATGAGAACGCTCGGACGCACGACCCTGGTTCTTCTGACAATGATGCTTGCCCTCTCTGCAACTTCCGTAGTTGCGGCCGAACCCCCCATCGTACTCGGCTGCCCGCTGTCAACGGCGTTTCTCTACGGCTGGGATGCCGAACGCGGTTTCATCCTCGCCGTTGAGGAGATCAACGCTGCAGGCGGCGTGAATGTCGGCGGCAAGAAACGTCCCTTCAAGGTCGAGACCATCGACACCCGCGACCTGGAGCCCGGGGTCCCGGTCAGCGAGGCTCTTCTGGCTGTGGAAAAATTGATCCTGGATAAAAAGGCCGACTTCATCATGGGCGGGCCGGTTCGCTCCGAGGCGGCTCTGGCGGCCATGCCGCTGTTGTCCAAATACAAAAAGGTCTCGATTCTCACCACCGGCTCGCTTACCCCCAAGTATCACGCCATGGTGGCCGAACAATACGACAAATTCAAGTATTGCTTCCGGATCCACGGCGAGGCCAAGAATCTGGTGGGTGAAATGATGACCAATTTCGCCTCGCTGAAAGAAAAATACGGTTTCAACAACCTGTTCATCATTGCCCAGGATGTGAGCCACGCGCGCGGGGCCGCCGAAATCATCAAGGATATCGCAGGCAAGAAAGGCTGGAACGTGACGGGTCTGGAAGTCTTTCCAACCGGTGCCACCGACTTTTCGATGGCCTTGTTGAAGGCCAAGGACACCAAAACGGAAATCATCAATATCTGGATGGATATGCCGGAAAGCGCCATCCTGCTCAAGCAATGGTACGACATGAAGGTTCCGGCCCTTCCTTTCGGCTCTACCCTGGCTGCGGCGGAGCAGCCCGGGTTCTGGAAGGCCACCGAAGGCAAAGGGGAATATACCCTGTGCAATGTGGTCAATGCCGGTAATGCGGCCTCCGATGCTACCCCCTGGACGATGAAATTCTATGACGCCTATACCAAGCGCTGGAACGTCGAACCCGAGGGCTTGGGGGCATCCAGCAGCTACATGGCCGCCTATGTGCTCAAGGACGCCATCGAAAGGGCCGGGAGCCTCAATTCGGACGCCGTGGTGACTGCACTGGAACAAACCGATCTGATGGGCGTTTACGGCCGGTTGCGCTTCGATCCCAAGAGCCACCAGGTCATTCCCGCCAGTGATCCGAAGGAAGGCGCCGTGGGCAGTATTCTGCAATGGCAGGCAGGCAAACGGGTCGTTGTGTTTCCGGCGAGCATTGCAAAGGGAGAAATCCTGCTGCCACCCTGGATGAAAAAATAA
- a CDS encoding response regulator: MAGSILQNKRILAVDDEPDVLDSLEDLLGGFEGLILDRAGAYETGFHLLRSWTYDVVILDIMGVRGFDLLNMAVHRGFPTVMLTAHALSVPDLKRSIEMGARAYIPKERMVDIVAFLEDILTLEHGSGLKRMFQRLGGFFNTRFGSRWMEDERIFWDRVAAGEYLPEPVILLKK; the protein is encoded by the coding sequence ATGGCGGGGAGCATTTTGCAAAACAAACGAATTCTGGCGGTTGACGATGAACCGGATGTACTCGACAGCCTCGAAGATTTGCTGGGCGGCTTCGAAGGTCTGATTCTGGACCGGGCTGGCGCGTATGAAACCGGATTTCACCTGTTGCGATCCTGGACGTATGATGTCGTGATCCTGGATATCATGGGGGTTCGTGGCTTTGATCTGCTCAACATGGCGGTTCATCGGGGATTCCCAACGGTGATGCTGACAGCGCACGCCCTATCCGTTCCCGACCTGAAACGCTCTATCGAAATGGGGGCGAGGGCCTACATCCCGAAGGAACGAATGGTCGATATCGTCGCCTTTCTCGAGGATATTCTGACACTGGAGCACGGCTCCGGCCTCAAACGGATGTTCCAGCGACTGGGCGGCTTTTTCAACACCCGTTTTGGTTCCAGGTGGATGGAGGATGAACGGATATTCTGGGATCGGGTTGCTGCGGGTGAATACCTCCCGGAACCCGTGATTCTGCTAAAGAAGTGA
- a CDS encoding ABC transporter ATP-binding protein — protein sequence MLEASGLMVFYENMLALNNISIRCGENQIVGVFGANSAGKSTLMYTLSGIMLDIRKKEAMAGGERITTAGTVHFQGEEITNLKPNLRAKKGIVLCPERRRIFKESTVLENLMIGGYLAKADQAKETLGYVFKLFPALYRLRKRLGGFLSGGEQQMLAIGRALMAQPKILLLDEPLLGLSPLMQAMLMRATREIRDERHISIIVTEQYARPVMPIVDYAFILENGSAVLEGSREYLMDNPDIRSAYFGV from the coding sequence ATGCTTGAGGCAAGCGGCCTGATGGTGTTTTACGAAAATATGCTGGCCTTGAACAACATCTCCATCCGGTGCGGGGAAAATCAGATTGTGGGGGTGTTCGGCGCGAACAGCGCCGGTAAATCCACTTTGATGTACACCCTGTCGGGCATCATGCTCGATATTCGCAAGAAAGAGGCCATGGCAGGCGGCGAGCGCATCACCACGGCTGGCACCGTCCATTTTCAGGGCGAGGAAATCACGAACCTCAAGCCCAATCTGCGGGCCAAAAAGGGGATCGTACTGTGCCCGGAGCGCCGGCGGATATTCAAGGAAAGCACGGTCCTGGAGAACCTCATGATTGGCGGCTACCTGGCCAAAGCCGATCAGGCCAAAGAAACCCTGGGATACGTCTTCAAGCTATTTCCCGCCCTGTATCGGCTCCGGAAGCGTCTCGGCGGTTTTTTGAGCGGTGGGGAGCAGCAGATGCTGGCCATTGGCAGGGCATTGATGGCCCAACCCAAGATTTTGCTGCTCGACGAACCCCTGCTGGGGTTGAGTCCGCTGATGCAGGCCATGCTGATGCGGGCTACCCGGGAGATCCGGGACGAGCGCCATATCTCCATCATTGTCACCGAGCAGTATGCCCGACCGGTCATGCCGATCGTCGATTACGCCTTTATTCTGGAAAACGGTTCGGCCGTGCTGGAGGGCAGCCGGGAGTACCTGATGGATAACCCGGATATCCGGTCTGCCTATTTCGGTGTCTGA
- the chrA gene encoding chromate efflux transporter: MPTETSEPIMDRPSLQALFGAFLGLGLTAFGGPAMIAYLRKMAVEKHPWLDRRTFQDGVALCQMIPGATVMQMAAYIGLHLRGMAGAAIAYIGFGLPAFFLMLALSMLYGISHELPAVVSAFSGLQAVIVAIVANATLSFGKTTLRNRKSLLLGAAAAGLFWIQANPVLILLVAALSGVLLYGPSEIKSKISGHTPPAKAPSHSFWLLLIGSITGFALLFVIDRRIFDLAFLMSKIDLIAFGGGFASVPLLFHEIVQIRGWMDGQTFLNGIVLGQFTPGPIVITATFVGYLVQGIPGALVATAAVFLPSFLILIGVSPHFTRLRATPWFSRVIQGILCSFVGLLITVTIRFGLNVHWNLSHTALAAASFAALRLDVDILWVVITAAFISVLIL, from the coding sequence ATGCCCACCGAAACGAGTGAACCAATCATGGATCGGCCTTCCCTGCAGGCCCTGTTCGGGGCTTTCCTGGGGCTGGGACTTACCGCATTCGGAGGTCCGGCCATGATCGCCTATCTCCGAAAAATGGCCGTGGAGAAACATCCCTGGCTCGATCGCAGGACGTTTCAAGATGGCGTGGCCCTGTGCCAGATGATCCCCGGTGCCACCGTCATGCAGATGGCCGCTTACATCGGTCTGCATCTTCGGGGAATGGCAGGAGCAGCCATCGCCTATATCGGATTCGGTCTTCCGGCCTTTTTCCTGATGCTGGCGCTTTCGATGCTCTATGGGATATCCCACGAACTTCCCGCAGTCGTAAGCGCATTCAGCGGCCTTCAGGCCGTCATCGTAGCCATTGTGGCCAATGCCACCCTGTCCTTCGGGAAAACGACCCTTCGAAACCGGAAAAGCCTTCTTCTGGGCGCCGCTGCCGCCGGTCTCTTCTGGATTCAAGCCAATCCCGTGCTGATTCTGCTGGTGGCCGCCCTCTCCGGTGTCCTTCTATATGGACCATCGGAAATCAAATCCAAAATCTCTGGCCACACCCCGCCGGCCAAAGCCCCATCTCATTCCTTCTGGCTCCTGCTGATCGGCTCCATTACAGGCTTTGCGCTGTTGTTTGTGATTGACCGGCGGATTTTCGACCTGGCATTTCTCATGTCAAAGATCGATCTGATCGCCTTTGGAGGCGGATTCGCTTCGGTTCCGCTCCTGTTTCATGAAATCGTGCAAATCCGTGGATGGATGGACGGGCAGACATTCCTGAACGGCATCGTTCTCGGTCAATTCACCCCGGGTCCCATCGTGATCACGGCCACTTTTGTCGGATACCTCGTTCAGGGAATTCCAGGTGCCCTCGTAGCAACAGCCGCCGTTTTTTTACCCTCGTTTCTGATCCTGATCGGTGTGTCGCCCCATTTCACCAGACTTCGCGCCACTCCCTGGTTTTCAAGGGTCATCCAGGGAATCCTCTGCTCCTTTGTCGGGCTTCTGATAACGGTGACCATCCGCTTCGGGCTGAACGTCCACTGGAATCTCTCCCATACGGCACTTGCCGCTGCATCCTTTGCCGCCTTGCGGTTGGATGTGGATATTCTCTGGGTGGTCATCACCGCTGCCTTCATTTCTGTCCTGATCCTGTGA
- a CDS encoding branched-chain amino acid ABC transporter permease — translation MNTATTQRRKERIDRGIKVRSDGLYALMSWRELAYLVAPRAVLILGLLALPLLMPGVYWPRVIPIVCIYALLALNFDFLAHYVGLVSLGGAFFVGVGGYISAILNTHWGWSPLVAAPVAALSGGVVCTILLLPCLPLRGVYFAIITLMYPLFLARVIEALNILGGTDGILGVDSFPSAWVEQYAVIVLLLVFLFAIRRLVNTDLGLVLRAVKDNDQAVRASGMNITHYKALAVLIASVIGCLAGACLVHIYMWAGISVFALDFSVLPIAATVIGGGGTLVGPVIGCLILVPVSELLRDFGTLRIVFYSLILLGFITFRSEGVMVYAQRKYQQFERWKTI, via the coding sequence TTGAACACGGCAACAACCCAACGTCGCAAAGAACGGATCGACCGGGGCATCAAGGTTCGCTCCGATGGTCTTTATGCCCTGATGTCCTGGCGGGAACTGGCCTACCTGGTCGCCCCGAGGGCCGTGCTCATCCTGGGCCTGCTGGCCCTGCCCCTGCTCATGCCCGGTGTCTACTGGCCACGGGTGATTCCCATCGTGTGCATTTATGCGCTGCTGGCCCTGAACTTCGATTTTCTGGCGCACTACGTGGGACTGGTCTCGCTGGGGGGCGCTTTTTTCGTCGGTGTCGGCGGTTACATCAGCGCCATTCTCAACACCCATTGGGGGTGGTCGCCTCTTGTGGCCGCTCCGGTAGCCGCCCTATCCGGCGGTGTCGTGTGCACGATCCTGCTGCTGCCATGCCTGCCCCTTCGCGGTGTGTATTTTGCCATTATTACCCTGATGTATCCGCTATTCCTGGCCCGTGTCATCGAGGCCTTGAATATTTTGGGCGGAACCGACGGGATTTTGGGGGTAGACAGTTTCCCCAGCGCATGGGTCGAACAATACGCGGTTATCGTTTTGTTGCTGGTTTTTTTGTTTGCCATCCGTCGCTTGGTCAACACCGACCTTGGCCTGGTCTTGAGGGCGGTCAAGGACAATGACCAGGCGGTCAGGGCTTCCGGGATGAACATCACCCATTACAAGGCCCTGGCCGTGTTGATCGCCTCGGTCATCGGATGTCTGGCCGGGGCCTGTCTCGTCCATATCTACATGTGGGCGGGCATTTCGGTGTTTGCATTGGATTTTTCCGTATTGCCCATCGCAGCCACAGTCATCGGTGGGGGCGGAACGCTGGTGGGCCCGGTGATCGGATGTCTGATTCTGGTGCCGGTTTCCGAACTGTTGCGGGATTTCGGAACGCTGCGCATCGTGTTTTATTCGCTGATCCTGCTGGGCTTCATCACGTTTCGCAGTGAAGGCGTCATGGTCTATGCTCAGCGCAAATACCAGCAATTTGAAAGGTGGAAGACCATATGA
- a CDS encoding UvrD-helicase domain-containing protein, with translation MTPPPFSIKIALGADFLMSFARLPQKQQKQVREFLDKFTENPTGSALNYEPVQGARDPNLRSVRMGSDYRGIILKPRQGNVYVLLWVDHHDEAYRWARNRTCIIHPVTGTMQVILTETVEPEEPGTIFKAPPAMSGSISIPSPDPAPEVPESAQPEPGLFDAVDDATLISLGVPETRLSDVRQICHESDIENAESSLPREAFEAIFLLAAGYTPDEVRHELDISRETVVDTDDFSAAIERAGSRRQFVVVTDAIEMEKILAAPLDQWRIFLHPSQRRLVEMTANGPVRVLGSAGTGKTVVAMHRAAWLARQLDMPGQKILFTTFTRNLAADIAENLKKLCSPDEWNRIEVVNLDAWVRRFLEKQGFYLKMTYEDASSGKLWDRALSMLPANLSFSPDFLRAEWVNVVQAHGIVNLQGYIRVPRVGRSQRLSRPERQAIWPVFEEYRALLLEKGLSEPADAYRDAARLIQDQRIGFPYAAVIVDEAQDFGNEAFRLIRELVRPGTNDLFIVGDAHQRLYGHQVTLSRCGIDIRGRGRKLRINYRTTEEIKNWATGLLRGLDVDDLDVDMDDLAGVRSLTHGSQPVIQSCFSEKDAARIISDHIRQLMKYENAEPEAICLVTRSNRELDVYGQYLSPICPSVHRIETSRADDGSKPGLRLATIHRVKGLEFDHVIVAGHTDELEPVDETPGNGLENRILMYVAATRARKSLLVCRIRSNAGFLS, from the coding sequence ATGACCCCGCCCCCCTTTTCCATTAAAATCGCGCTGGGCGCAGATTTTCTGATGTCCTTCGCCAGACTGCCCCAGAAACAGCAGAAACAGGTCCGGGAATTTCTGGATAAATTCACGGAAAATCCGACCGGGAGCGCACTCAATTACGAACCGGTTCAGGGAGCCCGTGACCCCAATCTGCGTTCTGTCCGCATGGGCTCGGATTACCGGGGAATTATCCTGAAACCCCGGCAGGGAAATGTCTATGTGCTGCTGTGGGTGGATCATCATGACGAGGCGTACCGGTGGGCGCGAAACCGGACCTGCATCATTCATCCTGTGACCGGGACCATGCAGGTCATTCTGACTGAAACCGTCGAGCCCGAAGAACCCGGTACGATTTTCAAGGCGCCACCCGCAATGTCCGGATCGATATCCATACCGTCCCCTGACCCGGCTCCGGAGGTACCTGAATCTGCACAGCCCGAACCGGGTCTTTTTGATGCCGTAGATGATGCCACCCTGATCTCTTTGGGTGTTCCGGAGACACGGCTTTCGGATGTCCGGCAAATCTGCCACGAGTCCGACATCGAGAACGCCGAGAGTTCTTTGCCGCGGGAAGCGTTTGAGGCAATCTTTTTGCTGGCTGCCGGATATACTCCGGACGAGGTGCGCCATGAACTGGACATATCCCGCGAAACCGTTGTGGATACCGACGATTTTTCCGCGGCCATCGAACGGGCCGGTTCCCGGCGCCAGTTTGTCGTGGTCACCGATGCCATTGAAATGGAGAAAATTCTGGCAGCGCCCCTGGATCAATGGCGGATTTTTCTGCATCCATCCCAGCGCAGGCTGGTTGAAATGACGGCAAACGGCCCGGTTCGGGTGCTGGGCAGTGCCGGTACCGGAAAAACCGTGGTTGCCATGCATCGGGCCGCCTGGCTGGCCAGACAACTGGATATGCCGGGTCAAAAAATCCTGTTCACGACATTTACCCGCAATCTGGCTGCTGACATTGCCGAGAATCTGAAAAAACTCTGCTCTCCGGACGAATGGAACCGGATCGAAGTCGTCAATCTGGATGCCTGGGTCAGGCGGTTTCTGGAAAAACAGGGTTTTTATCTGAAAATGACCTATGAAGATGCTTCATCCGGAAAATTGTGGGACAGGGCCTTGAGCATGTTACCCGCGAACCTGTCATTTTCCCCTGATTTCTTGCGCGCGGAATGGGTCAATGTGGTTCAGGCTCATGGCATCGTGAATTTGCAGGGATATATCCGGGTACCCCGGGTTGGGCGATCCCAAAGACTTTCCCGACCGGAACGGCAGGCCATATGGCCGGTGTTTGAGGAATATCGAGCGCTGCTGCTCGAAAAAGGACTCAGTGAACCGGCGGATGCCTACCGGGATGCAGCCAGACTGATTCAGGATCAGCGGATCGGTTTCCCTTATGCCGCGGTGATTGTGGATGAAGCCCAGGATTTCGGGAATGAGGCGTTCCGGCTGATACGGGAGCTGGTCCGGCCGGGTACCAATGATCTGTTCATTGTCGGGGATGCGCATCAGCGGCTGTATGGGCACCAGGTCACCCTGTCCCGATGCGGGATCGATATCCGGGGACGAGGCCGAAAGCTTCGGATCAATTATCGGACCACCGAGGAAATCAAGAACTGGGCAACCGGGTTGCTGCGCGGATTGGACGTAGATGATCTGGATGTCGACATGGATGATCTGGCTGGTGTCCGATCTTTAACCCATGGCTCACAGCCCGTGATTCAGTCCTGTTTCAGCGAAAAGGATGCTGCCAGGATTATCTCCGACCATATCCGTCAGTTGATGAAATACGAGAATGCTGAGCCCGAAGCGATATGCCTGGTGACCCGATCCAATCGGGAACTGGATGTGTACGGACAGTATCTGTCACCCATTTGCCCGTCGGTTCACCGCATCGAGACCAGCCGGGCGGATGATGGCAGCAAACCCGGCCTGCGTCTGGCCACCATTCATCGGGTCAAGGGGCTGGAATTTGATCATGTGATCGTAGCGGGTCATACAGATGAGCTGGAACCGGTGGATGAAACGCCGGGAAATGGCCTTGAAAACCGGATACTGATGTATGTGGCTGCCACGCGGGCACGTAAATCCCTGCTGGTCTGCCGGATCAGGAGCAATGCCGGGTTCCTTTCCTGA
- a CDS encoding class I adenylate-forming enzyme family protein, whose protein sequence is MKSGTDALPTELTYSRFDRMSEQFPNRPAVIFLGERFSYRRLRMLSERFAGALDALGIGKGDRVMIYINNSIQWVIAFLGIQKLGAVAVPVSPIYTSHEIGYMIQDAGVETVICMDTNFGYVKETFETTALKRVIVTNIADLLPPWKRLLGKLFDKIPTGKVGSEGRVFRFRALLRHAPLGISPVLDPASDLSYILYTGGTTGFPKGVPGTHIGMTSYVNDVTEDIAADHLRPGGDTYIAINPLFHIMALGLFMAIGLNRGNATLLMPVPHVDAILETIQRYRVRWLLGVPALYRMILENDRIDRYDLNSLTYCFCGGDVLPEEVRQRWREQCNTPIYQVYGSTEVGHVAYSKIGAEPSPRSIGYPLKSRQCMIVNPETLTPVEPGQSGELLVTSPYTVKQYYNKPEETRKSFVAVDGKIWCRMGDFVSALPSGELIYMERSADIIKHKGYRVSASEVEAVLQDHPTVIGACVVGVPDPKVGERIKAIVVLKEGARGVGGTELVAFCRERLASYKVPSYIEFRDMLPKSKVGKLLRREVRDDERRRIAKGKTSFHS, encoded by the coding sequence ATGAAATCGGGTACCGATGCCTTGCCAACCGAATTGACCTATTCCCGGTTCGACCGGATGAGTGAACAGTTTCCGAATCGCCCCGCCGTGATCTTCCTGGGGGAACGATTTTCCTACCGACGTCTGCGCATGTTGAGCGAACGCTTTGCCGGCGCACTGGATGCCCTTGGAATCGGCAAGGGCGATCGGGTGATGATTTACATCAACAACAGTATCCAGTGGGTAATCGCGTTTTTGGGGATTCAAAAACTCGGCGCAGTCGCGGTTCCGGTATCACCGATCTACACTTCCCATGAAATCGGATATATGATCCAGGATGCCGGGGTGGAAACGGTCATCTGCATGGATACCAATTTCGGCTATGTGAAGGAAACCTTCGAGACAACCGCTCTGAAGCGGGTGATCGTCACCAACATAGCCGATCTGTTACCCCCGTGGAAACGGCTTCTGGGGAAACTTTTCGACAAGATTCCCACGGGCAAGGTGGGGAGCGAAGGGCGCGTGTTCCGGTTCAGGGCTTTGCTCCGGCATGCCCCTCTGGGGATATCCCCGGTTCTGGATCCGGCCAGTGATTTGTCCTACATTCTCTATACAGGCGGCACCACAGGTTTTCCCAAGGGGGTTCCCGGAACCCATATCGGCATGACGTCCTATGTCAACGACGTCACGGAGGACATCGCAGCCGACCATCTGCGGCCTGGCGGCGACACCTATATCGCCATCAATCCCCTCTTTCACATCATGGCCCTGGGGCTGTTCATGGCCATCGGATTGAACCGGGGCAACGCCACGCTGCTCATGCCTGTCCCTCACGTGGATGCCATCCTCGAAACCATCCAGCGCTACAGGGTCCGTTGGCTTCTCGGGGTGCCGGCCCTGTATCGCATGATTCTGGAAAACGACCGGATCGACCGCTATGATTTGAACTCCCTGACCTATTGTTTTTGCGGCGGAGACGTGCTGCCGGAAGAAGTCCGGCAGCGCTGGCGCGAGCAGTGCAACACGCCCATTTATCAGGTTTATGGTTCCACGGAAGTGGGCCATGTGGCGTACAGCAAGATCGGGGCGGAACCCAGCCCGAGGTCCATCGGCTATCCCCTGAAAAGCCGTCAGTGCATGATCGTGAATCCGGAGACGCTGACTCCGGTGGAACCGGGTCAAAGCGGAGAGTTGCTCGTAACCTCACCTTATACCGTCAAGCAATACTACAACAAACCCGAGGAAACCCGAAAGAGCTTCGTCGCCGTTGACGGGAAGATATGGTGCCGCATGGGCGATTTTGTCAGCGCCCTGCCGAGCGGAGAGCTCATTTACATGGAACGCTCAGCGGATATCATCAAGCACAAGGGCTATCGGGTTTCGGCATCGGAGGTGGAGGCCGTGCTTCAGGATCACCCGACCGTGATCGGCGCCTGTGTGGTGGGTGTGCCGGACCCCAAGGTCGGGGAGCGAATCAAGGCCATCGTTGTGCTGAAGGAAGGCGCCCGTGGCGTAGGCGGCACCGAATTGGTCGCGTTCTGCAGAGAGCGGCTTGCCAGCTACAAGGTGCCATCATACATCGAATTCCGCGATATGCTGCCCAAATCCAAGGTTGGCAAGTTGCTGCGCCGCGAGGTGCGCGATGACGAGCGACGGCGGATTGCCAAGGGGAAGACTTCTTTTCATTCATGA